TGCTGCATCCTTCATCCCCTGCTAAGCCACATGGAAATCTGCCCAGTTGTTcccaggcagcctgttcctTGTGGCTCGGTGAGCTGCTCCCACCTCCCCACAcgtgccctgtgccccctccatCAGGCATCCAGTCCTTGCCTGGCTCAGCCTGCTCAGCAGCTCAGTTATCCTCTGGCACCTCATTCCTCctccacagggacacagagagtttatccagcacagcctgacagTGGAGAGCAGCACGAGCACGAAGACTGTGCAGAGACTGCCccatctgtttatttttccctccccagcctgTCTGGAGAACAACATCCTTAAAATActctgcaaagcaaagcactgAAAGGCTCACAGGGAAGGACCATCTGGGTACATCCACCAGCCCTCTGGTTGGAGCCACCAACCAGGCAGGAGTCAGGGTCTGTCACAGGCGCCATGTTGCCATGGAGTCAGGGGCAGGATTGGATCCAGTTATGTTGCTGTTGGGAAACAGAGGTGAGTGTAAACAGCAGCCAGTTGtgtttcctccttccttctgcagATCTTCTCCATCGTGGTGTTCGGCTCCATCGTCAACGAGTGCTACGTGAACAGGGACAGCCGGGACCCGACGCTGCGCTGCATCTTCAACGAGAACGAGAGCGCCTGCAGCTACGGCATCGCCGTCGGCATCCTCGCCTTCTTCGGCTGCATCTTCTTCTGCATCCTCGACCTGCACTTCCAGCAGATCAGCAGCGTCAAGGACCGCAAGCGCGCCGTGCTGCTCGACCTCGGCTTCTCAGGTGCTGGGCCTGCAGCTCCACTCCCCCGgccccccctgtccccccaggtCCTGCCACCACTCTGTGCCTTGgtcagggagagcagggggggCAGGGGGCTCCAGCCAGGAGCTCAGGGACAGCAGTGAGGGAGCTGGATGTGGTGGCGTGGGGATACTGGGGTGTCCCACTTGTCTGTGTCACTTCTGCAACTGGAAATGTTTGCTGAGCTGGGTTTGGTGAGGCCTCACAGAGAAGCGAGGCATCAGTGGTCACGTCTCAGAGACCAGATGGGGTGTTTTACCCTCCCACTTCTATTTCTGGCTCGAGGCAAGGTGGTTTCCTCAGTTGTGCTGAGTCTGGTTTCACTCTGTGCATGTGTTTGGAGCGGAGCAGAAGCAGCTTCTGCACCTTGCTGAGCACCCTCGcagtgggcagggtgggctggggctccccagggctggcacagattTTCTGAGCCCTCTGGGGCCCCAGGACCTGAGGCTCAGCTGTGCAAACACGAGCAGGCAGGatgccctgagctgggagagaacatcctctgctgcaggagctgcctggctcCCTTGGCAGCTGATGGTCCCCATTCCCAGGCTCTCGTGTCAGCAAAGTCTGAAGGTGATTTATCCAGCACAGGCATTGCTGATGGCTCTGTCCCAGATGAAAACATCCATCATCACCTCCCTGTGCTTGCCTGTCACTGGGGGTGTTCTCTCCCTGCTGGAAAGCTCATTTCCATGGTGCTGGAGCACCAGACTCCAGCCCTTGTTAGGGAATATTTACAGCCCTCTCTGTGGGGCCCAGTGCCTGAAACCCTTGGACTGGAGCAGAAAGGGAACATCACATCcatctcctggctgctgctgcctgtggcagTGAGAGGCTTCAGTTCTCCCTCCCTGACTTCTACCTCCTGACAGCCCTTTGCTCCCTGTCAGGCCAGGGGGAACTGGCACTGCTCTCAATCTGTTCCTCATTTGTCCTTTGTCCTTGTCGTGCATCCACTGGTCAGGGGACTGAGAGtatcatggaatcctggaatggtttaggttgggaggagccttaaagctcatcccatgcCACcccctggccatgggcagggacacttcccaccagcccagggtgctccaagccctgtccaacctggccttggacacttccagggatgggggagtcacagctctctgggcacctgtgccagggcctgcccaccctcacagggaaggatttcttcctaagaTGCACTTGGGAAATAACTGGGTGGTGACAGTGGGACACAGATGGGTCACAGTGAGACACAGTGACAGTGGGACACAGACAGGGGTTCAGGCAGGGCCACCACACTGCAAACAGTGTTTGCAACCTtcccttccagctgctcctccagctaCTCCTGGGGACACGTGTTTGCTTGGGACCAGGCTGTGATTAGGGTGGTAACACATCTTTCCTGGTGTTTGCACTCTGTTGTCTGCTGATCCTAAAATGGTAATTATCTCCTGGCTCTTGTGGTGCTTCCTGGCATTTTCCATTTCCTCAGTGTGCTGGagggtgtggagctgctgctgtgcctgatccagctggagctgggactggcACATGCAGCCTCACCATGTCACTGCCAGCTCAGCCTTCTTTGTGGGGTTCTGAAGTCTGTGTCGGTCCTCCAGACTTTGGACCACACGTGGCTTGTGTTTCTGGAGATGCTCTCCATACCTGACCCCATCTCCCCCATCAGCAGCAAAACCTGCCTTCCCACGGCACTGGAGGGAATCCTCCCCCTCTCAGGGatccaggcagagctggtgtgGAAGGGAAAGGCTTGTCTCTGCATCACAAAACCTCCGGGAAGTCCACATGGATGGCAGGAgaagcctccccagggacacaTTCCCGGCTGGAGCCGCTGATGGCTTTGGGATGAGGAAGGTCAGCATCTCACACCCCTCAGTGCTGCAGTTTGGCAGCTGCAATACCCAGCACAGCCGGTGCACGGTGGGGATGTGCATGATGTCATTTTAACTCCTGAAAGCCCTCAGGTGACACCAGTGACAGACTGTGATGGCACTGGGGACCAGGTGACTCGGgggggtggcagtgccctgccctgggaggatGAGCTGCACTAGATCGAGTGTTACACAAAGAAACAAGTTCATCCTCTGCAAAGCAGtgacagcctggccctgctggaggGCCCCATGTCCCCtggtgccagcactgcagggcccagggcttgtccctgagcatcccccgctcccagagcagctgtgcagtgacctctgggagctgctcttgTTTCACCTCTGGCCTTTCACCTCCCAGACAACCCAGAGTGTGATTCTGAGCAGTGGCTGAGGgttgctcctggagcagggcagggcagggctcccaCTGCCATGGCCTTGGCTGCCCAGgtacccagggctgggaatgttgCACCAAGACTTGGGGCTGGTGCCCACCGTGCTCCTCTCACACCAGCCAACCCTCTGGGGTGTGCATCTCCTTGTGCAGAAATTCAGGGGTTGGATCTGCTTCCCATAaaggggagcagctgctggtaAAGCCCCATTGCAACAGCTGGGGAACAGAAAACATCTCTGGGATGAACTTTAAGGAGTAAACCCCAGAGGTTTCTGAGAACAAGTCATCATCCTACAGGGAAGTGAAAATGCACATGCAGAGATTTGGTGGGTTTGGTGACTGGATCAGCTGGTTTTGGTGAAATGTCTGTAATTTGGAAAGGGAAAGCCTGGCTGACCTTTGCTGTGAGGGCAGTTCCCTGGGTGGGAAGCCCCAGGCTCAGCTGTGCAGAAGGACATGAGCAATGTGTATTCTTAAGCAGCAATTAGGACCAAATTCTGAGTTGAAGTCCTTGGATCCTGTGACTCCTGCACTGGGTGTGGATGTCTGTCTGCATTTTGTATCATACTTGGGGGAAACTGGCAAGATAAAAGGGaataaagggaaataaatgGAGCTAAAGGAAGGttcttcctctgcctgcagTCAGCCAGCAGCCCCATGGGACTGGCAGTGTGGCTGCTCATACTGATGTGCTGAGGGtccctgggaaggtgctgggtggctcagcatccccagcaTCCATGTACAGACACCCAGAACTGGGGGGTGGGGAGGCCTCAGGAAAGCTGGAGATCCTTGAAACAGGCTCCAGGTTGTGCAGttcctcctcccagctctggAAAGCATCCCTGCTTCTCAGGCTGTGTGCTCCTGGCTTGTTTCTTGGCTGCTTTCTGAGCTCCTTGGCATCCGGCAGCGCTGTTGGCTGGGATTGAATTAGGGAGCTGCAGCCATATCTTGCTCTGCCAGCTTTGGTTCCAGTAAGGAGTAATCACCAGAGTGCTTTTGCTCAGTTCCTCAGGCCCAGAGGGATTctctgcagggaggagcagagctctCATGTGAAGGACTGTGTGtagcagaatcacagaattacacaatggtttggcttggaaaggaCTTGAAAattcatcttgttccaccccctgccatgggcagggacacctcccaccagcccaggttgctccaagccctgtccaacctggcctgggacactcccagggctggggcagccacagctgctctgggcacctgtgccagggcctgcccaccctcacaggaggGAATTCTTTctcaatatccaacctaaagtGACcccttcagcttaaggccatcCCTCATTGTCTGGTCACTCCAAGTCCATGTTCCCTCTCCAACATGTCCAGGGTGGATTTGCTGTCCCTGTGGACCCCTGAGATCAGTCTGAGGTGCAGGTGAGTGaccctggggcaggcagcacacGAGGTGGCCCCACAAGGTTCCTTCCATCCCTGTTTTCCCATCAGCCTCCTTTGACAGGCTCCTTTTGGGCCACACCAGAGGCCCCCAAAATCACCGTCACTTCTGAAATCCTGTTTGTGCAGAGCAAAGCGGAGGTGGCAGCCCtgaccagctctgctctctcccaGGTTTCCTGGCCTTCCTGTGGTTTGTGGCCTTCTGCTTCCTGGCCAACCAGTGGCAGCGGACGACGCTGACGTCGGGCTTTGCGCAGGGCGCGGACGCCGCGCGCGCCGCCAtcaccttctccttcttctccacCATCATCTGGGTGAGCTCAGCtcggagggagggagggagggcaggtaCCAAACCTGCCCCGGGCCCAGCgctgagctggaggaggaatCTGGGCAGGGTTTGGAGAAGTGAATCCTGGTGGGCAATCAAGGGACTCTACTGAGGGAACTGTGAGCCCTCCACAGATGAAACTGGTGGTTTCTGACCTGGGAAGCATCAGCTCAGTCCCCTCTCGCTGGGGAATCCCAggcttcctcttctcctgagCCTGGGAGGTTGTGTTCCTGCTGAAAACGTGTCACCAGCCACGAGCTGCCCTGGTTTCAGGGCCTCATTAGAGCCCCAGGGGTGGCTCAGTTGGGAGCAAGTGAGTCCCTGGGAGCGGATCACTGTGCTGAGCTGGTTTCATGGAATGgcagggggatttggggagtTCTCAGGCTCATCAGCTCCCTGGGAGAAGCCAGAGGCCTCTCTGCTGCCCACCCCGAGGCAGAGGGTCATAGAAACCCGCTGTGCTCCCCATTTTTGGCTTTGTGCATCCCCAGGGACCTCAGGGACAGGGGAGCATCTTCCAGGGCCCCTTTCCCACAGCTGCTGGGCCCCACATGTCCTGGGGGGCCTGTGTCACTCAGGGGGTTCCCTccccaggggctgtgtgtggagAAGCCAGGATGGCTCCGTGTCACCTCCACTCCTGTTTTTCCTGGgcagagagcccaaggatgTGCACTAATTCCATATTGCCTTAAGAGAATTGGGGCAAAAGCCAGCCCGAGgctttccagcagcagcctggctccagttcCTCACCAGTTCAACTGCTCCCTGCTTTATGATTATCCAGATAAATCTCCTTTAatcccagctccccacagctcttCTCCATCGCTGAGTTGCCTGAGTGCCCCTTGAATGcagccccagggaagggcagtgggTGGGATGTCCCCCTTCCCTCAGCATCTGCTCCCACACCAATCCCCTGTTACCATCCCAAAGGATGGCCAGGATGGTTGGGAAGCCATTCTCGGTGTTTACAGGCATTTCCCCCCTCCTGAGCCTGTAGTTTATACACTAATTGAATTGTTAATGAAACCTCCTGAAGTCAGAGGAGCTCTGCCATCACATTTCCCACCCTTTGTGACCTCAATTCTGGCAACCTGGAAGAGGGTGAAGGAGTCTCGGCAGAACTGACCTATTTTCCTGGCCTGGCACTCATCAGTTGTCCCTCCCCACAGCAGATGGGTTTGGCAGAGCCTGTCACAGCAATGGCCTCTTCAGTGTtgtgggttgggtttggggttggattAGCTCATGGTTACAATGGAGAgggacagcagctccctgggatgctgccatgtgctcagggctgggcacgTGGgtcctgcaggagctcaggggcCTGGAGGGATGTGGGGTCTTGGAGGAGCATGAGAGGCCCTGGAGGGATGCAGGTTGGGTTGTGGGATGCTGAGGGAACATGGAATGTGGAATCCTGAAGGGAAGTGGGATCCCGAGGGAGTGCAAGGTCCTGGGAGGACATGAGGTCCTGTGGGGGTCACGGGGTCCTGGGAAGATGCAGGGTCTGGGGGGGATTGTGAGATCCAGGGGGATTGTGAGTCCTGGGGGGACTGTGGGATCCTGAGGAGAGCTCCTGGGGACATTGTGGGATCCAGGGGGTTGTGGGGTCCTGGGGGGGACTGTGGGATCCTGAGGAGAGCTCCTGGGGACATTGTGGGATCCAAGGGGATTGTGGGTTCTGGGGGGATTGTGGGATCCAAGGGGATTGTGGGTTCTAGGAGGACTGTAGGATCCAGGGGGTTGTGGGATCCAGGGGGTTGTGGGTTCTGGGAGGACTGTGGGATCCTGAGGAGAGTTCCCGGGGACATTGTGGGATCCAAGGGGATTGTGGGTTCTGGGAGGACTGTGGGATCCAAGGGGATTGTGGGTTCTGGGGGGATTGTGGAATTCAGGGGGGCTGTGGGATCCAGGGGCAGGGTGTGATCCAGGGGGGATGCTGGCCCTGCCCCACAGCGCCCCTGACCTCCCTGCCCCCCGCAGGTGGTGCTGGCCctgagggcactgcagaggTACCGCCTGGGCACGGACATGTCGCTCTTTGCCACCGACCAGTTCCCGGCGGACGCGGCCGCGCCGTACCCCGGGTACCCCGTGGGCAGCGGCACCGAGAGCACCGAGACCTACCAGAGCCCCCCCTTCACCGAGACCTTAGAGGCCAACCCCAAAGGTTACCAAGTGCCAGCGTACTGAGCCCGGGGCGTGGCGGGGCCGTGCCACGGGGCAGCGCCGGGCACGGCCATCCCAGTGTATTCAGTCCCATTTCCCTGCCGTGCCGAGTCAGTGCTGGGTCCCTTTATTAGCTCGTTGTGCAGTGAATTCTGTACAGTGGTATTGGTTCTTGTCTTACCTGTCCCAGGGTTTCTAAAAGCAGTGTTCCCTCTAAgccagaaggaaggaaggttgTTGCCACATCACCTACACGTGGGGAAGATGAGTAAGTGCCCTCTCTGAGCCTTGGTGCTgggtgctggctctgctgggaaagCCCAGCACGCCTTTTCCTCTTAGAGAACAGGAGCTGAGGAGTCATTTCTCTCGTTCTGAGGAGTTATTGATCTCGTTCTTCCACAGCTAACACAGAATCCAGTGAGGGTGGTGGGtggtggggagggctgggctcCCACTGAGGAGCTTCCCAGTCCATGTTGTATGAAAAGTGCCAAATTCACAAGGAAATAAGTGGTGTCTGTGTTACTTTTCTTTGTATATATTTACTGTACAAAACAAATATCCAAACAGGAGTTGCAAAGTTGGCTCAGAGGCACAGGGTGGTCACAGTGGGTTGGGGTCAATATCCAGATTAATTCTGTGCTTTCATGGGTTCTGGGCAAAGGTGTAAAAAGTTTGCAGCTGGAAACCAGTTGAGCAGTAACTGGCTGCTAACTGGGAATAGCTGTGATCAGTGGGATATGGCACGTTGTGGTTCTGATTCCTCACTGGGGCTTTGGGAAGTTTGCAAATCTACGGGGAGTCtctggctggcagtgctgccacgTCCTCATACTGGGCCCTGGCACCAAGGAGGGGCCTCAGACTCAGAGCCCAAGGCCATCAGGAGTGATACTGGACTTGTATTTTCATGCTGGGAGCAGCCACCATCTGTCAGCTGCAGCAGAACCCCAGGTGGGGACACGTGTGTCACCCTGCAGGCTCCAGAAATGAGGAATTCAGACAGGGAACTGGAAAGGCTTCACAGGCCAATGAAGTCCATCCTGTGTGGGCTCATGGCCCCGTGTTTGGCAATGGTGGGGGCAGAGAGGCCCTGAAAAGCACCCAGGAAAGAGGCTCAGTTTGGAGTTTCAGCTGCAAAATTCCTGCC
This genomic window from Pithys albifrons albifrons isolate INPA30051 chromosome 16, PitAlb_v1, whole genome shotgun sequence contains:
- the SYNGR3 gene encoding synaptogyrin-3; translation: MEGASFGAGRAGGAIDPVDFLKQPQTLLRVTTWIFSIVVFGSIVNECYVNRDSRDPTLRCIFNENESACSYGIAVGILAFFGCIFFCILDLHFQQISSVKDRKRAVLLDLGFSGFLAFLWFVAFCFLANQWQRTTLTSGFAQGADAARAAITFSFFSTIIWVVLALRALQRYRLGTDMSLFATDQFPADAAAPYPGYPVGSGTESTETYQSPPFTETLEANPKGYQVPAY